The region CCAAGCTGGCAGACCCGGTATGCACGAAATTCGCGAATTCATCGGCATGCCCCGAGCAATCCACCGTCCGATACTTCAGCCGCCAGGACTCCATCGCCAGACTGCGCTGCCAATTCAGGAACTGAACTTGAACAACGCGCAGAACCAGACAACAGCAGATCGCGACCACCAGTTTGATTACAAGCCTACGGCTGACAATGGCCGGCGGGTTTCGTCCTCGCCTCAGAGAGATGAACATGGCGAAGCCCCAGGAAATGACATGAGCCGCATAATGAATCTACATAATCGATATTTCACAAAACGCAGCTTCGAACAACAAGCACTATGCCTGACAAAGAGAGACTTCTCTGACCTTTTCAGCCAGACGTTCTGTAAACTCGCGAACCGTTGTGGGACACCAATAAGGATCGTGGCGATTACATCCCGAGGATGAGCCTTCGAAAGCACAATGCAATATCTCTTCCCTTGTTAGCCGCCCCTTCAAATGGGGTTTTTGAAGTGCAATGCAAAATATCAATGGGGTCAAATCATCAAACGGCCCCCACCACAGGAGGAACAGTGGATCGTCGGGATGCAGATAAGCGGTTTCGATCCACTTCTCCTCAAAGATCGCCTTCGACAACGCCTTGACGATCTCAATCTCCACCGGATTGTTGGGCCAAGCCGGATGTGGCGCTATACGAGCTTTCAATTGCTCGACAATTTGAACCAGCAGTCCCTCCAGCAGTGTGTCATGCGGACTCCCCGTGAGAATGCTTCGCAACAATCCACCCAGCAGAGGAATCCGATCAAAGCGGTCGCGTTCCCGCCTCGGCGGCGGCCAGGGCGTCGGATACTTCAACGGCTCCATTGCAATCGCTCCTGATCCTCGCAAGGACTCTACAGCATAACATTTTGCAAAAGCCGATATATTTATCTTCTTGAGGTGCTGTTCAAGTTGCAATTTGCATCAGCACCAACGCTCATCAAAGGTGATCATTGCATTAAATCATAGCTGTTTGAAGTGGCTATTCAGCATCGCGATCTACAAACATCAGAACTGGTGCCCTTAACCCAATCACACTATTCTGTCTCAACACATTCACAAGCTCATTTTCACTCACATCATCCTGCCGCAGCACACTCAAAGCCGACTTCAGATTCGCTTGTTGCTTTTCATCAATAAACCGGGATCCATTCTTATTCTCATTGATCTCGACGGACTTGTTGTTGGGATCAAGGCTCCGCTTCATGACCGCTGAGAGTATTTGACTCTCAACAGAAAACGCCATTACCAAACCACAGTCCCCTTCAACTTGCGGTACTCTCTCCAGATCAAGCGCCGCGCAGACCATCTTGATTTCCTCTTCACTCATCTCGCCAACAGCGTAAGCCTTGTGAAAATACAGCTTCATGACAGCATGATCGACTAAGTAGTCTGGGCTCATGGGCGAAACATCAGAACCCTTAAGAACTTTATAGGCCTCAAAGTATTTCTCTTTCTTGATTAGAATCTTCACAACGAGCGCATCATACTCAAATAGGCAAGCAGAACGATCCACTTGTGACACAATCGCCTCAGCTTCTTTCAATCGGCCATTGTGGACATGATGAGCTGCCAACAAAAGGCTGATGCGTGGGTGCGTTTTTTCATCCTGATCCAAGGTTTCCAAAAAAAGTTCCGCTTCTCTGTACCTCCCGGACTCAATCAAAGTTCTGTGAAGCATGTAATTTGTCGCAAAGCTTTTATGCCCATCGTGTCGCGAGCTTTTTAGACAGAGCTCTGCTTCCTTGAAGCGTCCACATTCACCCAGCAAGACGCCACGCAATCCTAAAAGTTGGGTGTAAGCGTTCCGGTGGACACCAGAGCCATTCACAAGCGATCGCTCGGTGACTTCAATGGCCTTAATTGGCTTCATATTCTCATTCAAAGCCGATGCAAGAGTCAGACACGACTCCTGATCATACGGATTGGCTTCTAGCACCTTTGAAGCTGAATGAGCGGCGATTGTTGCATCTCCATTCTGATAGGCAATTATTGCCAGGCTCTTGGCAACATCGACTGATTCAGGATGTGACCGTCGTAATGCTTTGACTTTCGCATATGCGGCGTTTCGATCTTTGTTGCCAAACCACATGGCTTCGCACCACATGCCGGCCAATCCGGGATGTTCCGGATAGAGACTGGATGCCATTTCAAGCGTTTCAATTGTACGAACCAGTTCTCGCTTTGCCCGAAGCAAAATCGATTTCTTTCTCAGAAATTCTGGATGACGAGGATCCTTGGTTTTCTCCAGCAATTTGGCCCCGATTTCGGTGAACTCCAGGAATTCATCAAGCGAGTAAAGTGGCATCGACACACCGTCCCATGCGTCGACGAGTGTTATTGCGTCATCGCTGCTGACCACACGATCATCGGCACTATCACATACCGCAGGCACCAAGCATAAGACCAGTAGAACAATCAAGGCTTTGCACAGTGCCGAATCTCTAAACTGAAGCGACGTTTTTTTCATTTTCGTGTGTCCACGGAACCAGAATCTAATGACAGATCGCATCGCCTCTCTGGCCATTGCCGAGTTGGAAATATGAGGCGGTTCTTCTTTGGTGATCTCGGCGGCGGCCAAGGCGTCGGAGATTTCCACGCCTCCATTGTCACCACCGCCGCTTCAACCACGAATCTCCCACCCCATCCGCTTTCCCACCGGCAAATAAGCCTCTTCGGCCACCTAACTGTACCTGAACACTAACCAACTCCCAACTCCCAACTCCCAACTCCCAACTCCCAACTCCCAACTCCCAACCCCCAACCCCCAACATTCCATCAATTTCTGAATTGTCGTATTGTCCGATTCCCGAATTCCCGATAACTTCATCAACACAGTCGATTCGGAAACTGCTCTTCCGCCGTCGGCTTTGTTCAAGGGAGGCAGCCAACATGCGGAATTCGAGTTCACTCTTCACGAGTTGTTTACTCCTTTTGCTCGCTGCTCCCTGGATACACCCGCAGATCCAGCAACTCGCAGCCTTCTGGAGCACTGCGGACGATTCTGCGAATTACCTTTTCATCCGGCCTGAGCCTGCTCCCGAGAATCCTGCCCTCTTCCAGCTCTTCGCGACTTCATCTCTCATTGCCTCCGCCTCGAATACCTATGGCCGGGAACCTGCCGAGCTGGTGCATGATCATCAGCAGGGGAAGGTTCGTTTTGAACTCTGGGGGTTTGATCCGGCGACTCAAACGACTCGTCAAGTTCGGGCCATTGTTCAATCACAGGACGTCTCTTTGTGCCTGAGCCCCCTCGAGGTACTGCCTGATGATGTTCAATACGAAGCCAGACTATTCTGGAGCAAACTGGTGGATGGGCAGATGTCTGTCC is a window of Planctopirus limnophila DSM 3776 DNA encoding:
- a CDS encoding tetratricopeptide repeat protein, yielding MEISDALAAAEITKEEPPHISNSAMAREAMRSVIRFWFRGHTKMKKTSLQFRDSALCKALIVLLVLCLVPAVCDSADDRVVSSDDAITLVDAWDGVSMPLYSLDEFLEFTEIGAKLLEKTKDPRHPEFLRKKSILLRAKRELVRTIETLEMASSLYPEHPGLAGMWCEAMWFGNKDRNAAYAKVKALRRSHPESVDVAKSLAIIAYQNGDATIAAHSASKVLEANPYDQESCLTLASALNENMKPIKAIEVTERSLVNGSGVHRNAYTQLLGLRGVLLGECGRFKEAELCLKSSRHDGHKSFATNYMLHRTLIESGRYREAELFLETLDQDEKTHPRISLLLAAHHVHNGRLKEAEAIVSQVDRSACLFEYDALVVKILIKKEKYFEAYKVLKGSDVSPMSPDYLVDHAVMKLYFHKAYAVGEMSEEEIKMVCAALDLERVPQVEGDCGLVMAFSVESQILSAVMKRSLDPNNKSVEINENKNGSRFIDEKQQANLKSALSVLRQDDVSENELVNVLRQNSVIGLRAPVLMFVDRDAE